The following is a genomic window from Candidatus Rokuibacteriota bacterium.
ACGGTGCTGCCGCTCCTGGACGGGTACGCCGCCGTCGCGAAGAAAGTCGGCTGAGCGTCGCCGCGCTTCAGCCGCGCTGGCGCGATGTCAGCAGGAAGACCGCAAGCGCGCAGAGCCCGGCCGCGGCGAAGCCGAGCGTGGTGAGGTAGAGCGTCAGGTACGAGTGGGTGCGGTCGAAGATCGCGCCCGAGAGCCACGGTCCCGCCGCCGCTCCCAGGCTGTTGCCGATGCCGATTAAGCCGAAGACCGGCCCGTAGTTCCGCGGTCCGGCGATGCGACTCAGGAGGACCGAGACGATGGTCGCCCGGGAGCCGAGCGGCATGAAGAGGAACAGCACGTAGCCGTAGGCGAAGAGGCGGGCCGGCCACGTCTCCATCGCGAGCAGGCAGAGCACGCCGGTCACCGACACGCTGAATGAGACGAGCCCGGCCACGGGCGCCCCGAAGCGGTCCGCCAGGATGCCCGCAAGCACGCGTCCGCTTGCCGCCAGCACTCCGCCGATTCCGAGCATCACCGAGGCCTCCTCCGGCGAGATGCCGCGCGCCGGGAAGTAGAGGGCGTGCTGGGTCGTGGCGAGATAGCCGAAGAGCGGCGGCACGGTGAAGACCACGAGAAGGCTCCAGAAGGGCACGGAGAGTACGATCCGGCCGACGGGCGGCTCAGGGGGGAAAAGGCGCGCGAGGGTTCCGAAGCCCTGGCGACCCCGCCCAGCCGCGTCGGCAGGACGCGCCACGCCACGGGGACCAGCGCCAGGACCGCGGCCGCGTAGCAGGCGAAAGCGGCCCGCCAGCCGAAGGCAGCGATGACGCGCTGGGTGAGCGGGCCCACGACATAGGCCGCCATCGAGCCCGAGAACGCTATGCCCATCGCCACGCCGCGACGGCGGCTGTACGTGTCGGCCAGCAGGGTGGCCTGGGCTGAGAGGCTCGTGAGGCCGAGGCCCACGCCGCCCGCTATGCCGACCGACGCCACGAGGATAGGCAAGGTCGGGGCCGCGATGCCGGCGCCCAACCCGGCCGCCGCGGCGAGGAGGCCGACGATGATCACCAAGCGGGGATTGCGCCGCGCCACGAGCCAACCCGCCACAGGGCCCAGCGCCGCGCCTCCGAGCCACATGAAGGACATCGGCAGGGCTGTTGTCGCGCGGGAGGCGTGGAACTCGGCCAGGAGCGCCGGCAGGAACAGGACGAAGACGTTGGGAAAGCCCGAAACCAGGAGCATGGTGGTGAAGGCGAGCCAAAGACGCGGATTCGCCAGGCTCTCCGGCGGGCGGGTCACCGACGCATTATATGTTACGTTGCGGATGCGCTCCCGCTCCCTAACCTCGCTCCAGGAGGATGGCATGCCCGATTCCGGCCACGTGATGCTGACAGTGCTGCTCCACCACGACCAGTCCAAGACCCTCGACGAGATCATGGCGCACCTGAAGAAGACGGGCTTCTACCGCGACTTCCCTCCGGAGGGCTCGGAACTCGTGTCCTGGGTCGTGGCGATGTCTTTCGGCTTCGTGATCAACCTCAAGGTCGAGGCCGACAAAGCCCGAAGCGTCAACCGGTACATGGAGCAGAAGGCCTGGGGCGCATTCCGCTACCAGGTTTTTCCGTCTTACGACTTCGCCCCCATCGCCGCCGATTTGAAGAAGCAGCATGGGTGAGAAGTAGTTCGAGCTGAGGCATGGCCCGCCGTTCGAGGCGAGGGGCGGTACGTCGCGAGCCGAGAGCTGAGAAGATTCCGCAGGCGAGGAGCATGACGAGGCGAGGGCTGGGCGATGATACGATGAGCGTATGAAACCCCCGGCGCGCATCGAGCTTGCCCTGGCGCCCACGCCCATCATGAAGCTCGAACGCCTGTCGCGCCGTCTGGGCGTCGAGCTGTACATGAAGCGCGACGATCTGACGGGCCTGCTGGAGTCCGGCAACAAGATCCGCAAGCTCGAGTTCCTGGTCGGCGACGCCTTGGCGCAGGGCGCCGACACCCTTATCACCGTCGGCACGCTCCAGTCCAACTGCTGCCGCGCGGTCTCGGCCGTGGCCGCGCGGCTCGGGCTGCGGGCCGTCGTCGCGGTGAAGGGAGAGCGTCCCGCCGCCTACGACGGCAACCTCCTCCTGAACAGGGTGCTCGGCGCCGAGGTCCGCTATCTCACCGACGAGGAGTTCAAGCGCTATCCCGTCGCCCTCGAGGCTATCGCCGAGGACGTCCGCCGCCGCGGCGGCAAGCCGTACATCATCCCCGAGAGCGGCTCCAACGAGATCGGCGCGCTGGGCTATCTCGAGTGCGCCGTCGAGCTGGCCGAGCAGATCAGCCACGGCGCCCCGCGATTCGACACGATCGCGGTCACGGCGTTCAGCGGCGGCAGCCAGGCGGGGCTCCTCATGGGCAAGCAGCTGGCGGGGCTGCCGTCCGAGATCGTCGGCGTGCCGATCGCGTTTTCGGCGGACCACGTTCGCAGCTACGTCGCCGACACCATCGGTAAGGCCGTCGGCCGCTTCGGCTTCGCCATCGACGTGCCCAAGACGATCCACCTCCTCGACGGCTATCAGGGCGCGGGACGGGCGGGGGTCGACGACGCCGAGCTCTCACTCTTGATCAGCCTGGCGCGCGAGGAAGGGATCATCCTCGATCCCGTCTATACCGCCAAGGCCTTCGGCGGCCTCCTCGACACGCTCCAGCGCGACCCCAAGGCGCTCGGCCAGCGCGTCTGCTTCATCCACACCGGCGGCATCTTCAGCCTCTTCCCGCTCCGAGAGTCGCTGACGCGCCTGCTCGATTCCTGACATGTCCGAGATCCGGCTCAGAGGCGGCGACCTCGACGGGCTCCTGCTCCACTATCTCGAAGAGGGGCGGGGGCCGGCCACCGTGCTTGTCCACGGTCTCGGCGGGTTCGCGGAGTCGTGGCGCCACAACATCCCAGAGCTGGCGCGCCACGGACGGGTGATCGCGCTCGACCTGCCGGGGTTCGGCCGCTCGGGCAAGCCGCGGCGCGCGTACACGCTGGACTTCCTGGCCCAGGCGCTCCACGGGCTCCTCCGCGGGCTCGGCGTCGACACGGTGAGACTGGTCGGCCATTCGCTCGGAGGCGCAGTCGCCGCCCGCTTCGCCATCGAGCACCCTGGGCGCGTGGAGCGGCTCGCCTTCCTGGGGGCCGCCGTGCCGGGCTTCCACCTGCGCCCGTCGTGGATCTACCGGACGCTGTCGCTGCCGGGACTGGGCGAGATGCTCTCGAGCCTGATCACTCCCGGCATCTGCGCGACCGGACTCGAGCGCTGCTTCGCCCACCCCGACGCCGAGGAGATCCGCTTCTTCGTCGAGCACGAGTACGCGGCGCGCGCGTCCCGCGCCGGCCGCGCGGCCTATCTTTCGCTCCTGCGCTCGGCAAAGGGCGACTTCACGGTGGACGCGGACGCGTACCGCGCCGCTCTCTCGCGCCTGGGCCGGGGCGTGCTGGTGGTCCACGGGCGGGAGGACCGGGTCGTCCCGCTGGCCCACGCGCGGCAGGTCGCCGACGGCCTCGGCGTCGCGCAGCCGCGCTGGCTCGACCGCTGCGGCCACTTTCCCCAGATCGAGCACGCGGCCGCCGTCAACGCCTACCTGACCGAGTTTTTGTTCGCTCCGGCGTCTCGGTAGAACTCTTTCCGCTGGGCCGGGGCCGGGAGCCGGGGGTGCCCTCGTCCGCTCAACCTCCTCGCCTAGACGCGCCTCCTCGCTCGGGCGCCTCCGCCTGCCCCCCATCCCCCGAGACGGGGGTGCGCTCGCCGCCCCGCTTCGCGGGGACGGCTCGCGCGGCGGAGGCGCCCTGCGCTTCGGGGCGCGCTACGGCTCGTCGGATTCGCTCCCGATGGCACCCCCGGCTCCCGGCCCCTGACATGGGAGTGCGCTCGAGGTCGGAATCCAGGCCCAGCGGAATATCGCGACGACTGCGGCGGAACAGTAAGGACTACAGCGTGTAGGTCTTGCCCTGCTCGAGGATGTGGATGCGGGTGGAGTCGATCTTGGCGAGCTCTTCAGCGGTCTCCTGGTACAGCTGCGGCTTGACGTGGTA
Proteins encoded in this region:
- a CDS encoding MFS transporter, which gives rise to MPPLFGYLATTQHALYFPARGISPEEASVMLGIGGVLAASGRVLAGILADRFGAPVAGLVSFSVSVTGVLCLLAMETWPARLFAYGYVLFLFMPLGSRATIVSVLLSRIAGPRNYGPVFGLIGIGNSLGAAAGPWLSGAIFDRTHSYLTLYLTTLGFAAAGLCALAVFLLTSRQRG
- a CDS encoding MFS transporter, which translates into the protein MTRPPESLANPRLWLAFTTMLLVSGFPNVFVLFLPALLAEFHASRATTALPMSFMWLGGAALGPVAGWLVARRNPRLVIIVGLLAAAAGLGAGIAAPTLPILVASVGIAGGVGLGLTSLSAQATLLADTYSRRRGVAMGIAFSGSMAAYVVGPLTQRVIAAFGWRAAFACYAAAVLALVPVAWRVLPTRLGGVARASEPSRAFSPLSRPSAGSYSPCPSGAFSWSSPCRRSSAISPRPSTPSTSRRAASRRRRPR
- a CDS encoding D-cysteine desulfhydrase family protein; this encodes MKPPARIELALAPTPIMKLERLSRRLGVELYMKRDDLTGLLESGNKIRKLEFLVGDALAQGADTLITVGTLQSNCCRAVSAVAARLGLRAVVAVKGERPAAYDGNLLLNRVLGAEVRYLTDEEFKRYPVALEAIAEDVRRRGGKPYIIPESGSNEIGALGYLECAVELAEQISHGAPRFDTIAVTAFSGGSQAGLLMGKQLAGLPSEIVGVPIAFSADHVRSYVADTIGKAVGRFGFAIDVPKTIHLLDGYQGAGRAGVDDAELSLLISLAREEGIILDPVYTAKAFGGLLDTLQRDPKALGQRVCFIHTGGIFSLFPLRESLTRLLDS
- a CDS encoding alpha/beta fold hydrolase, whose product is MSEIRLRGGDLDGLLLHYLEEGRGPATVLVHGLGGFAESWRHNIPELARHGRVIALDLPGFGRSGKPRRAYTLDFLAQALHGLLRGLGVDTVRLVGHSLGGAVAARFAIEHPGRVERLAFLGAAVPGFHLRPSWIYRTLSLPGLGEMLSSLITPGICATGLERCFAHPDAEEIRFFVEHEYAARASRAGRAAYLSLLRSAKGDFTVDADAYRAALSRLGRGVLVVHGREDRVVPLAHARQVADGLGVAQPRWLDRCGHFPQIEHAAAVNAYLTEFLFAPASR